One window of Papaver somniferum cultivar HN1 chromosome 9, ASM357369v1, whole genome shotgun sequence genomic DNA carries:
- the LOC113311736 gene encoding F-box protein CPR1-like, with translation MIDVVEEEKKMEEEEENRRHYDAQKINNRVIKILACKGNVLYSIDAHKNLGVLCGTVEIVDYPFYNKNKYKKKYEVALGVLGSCNGLVCIRPKPNLFCFWNPSTKQHKIVHKVQLVNENQQPQTPLSWCIYGFGYDLKTQDYKLVRFESFEDRTRGTQIKVYSLASNSWSTTLHNIPYTLPYRSRPTPWYFNGALHLLTDDSKVLLSFDLGDETIREVQGPVWNNFFDNNRYRKFVDVLGGCLCGDVWVMEERGVRESWTKRFTVPQQVENFINFRPIEYHYKKTDQRLLKFFHSSKI, from the exons ATGattgatgttgttgaagaagaaaagaaaatggaagaggaagaagagaatcGT AGGCACTATGATGCCCAGAAGATAAACAATCGGGTTATTAAGATTCTTGCTTGCAAGGGAAACGTCCTGTATTCTATAGATGCTCATAAGAATTTAGGAGTACTATGTGGGACTGTTGAGATTGTCGATTACCCATTCTACAACAAAAACAAGTATAAGAAGAAGTATGAGGTTGCCCTCGGTGTTCTGGGTTCTTGTAATGGCTTAGTTTGCATACGTCCAAAGCCAAACCTATTTTGCTTTTGGAATCCGTCAACTAAACAGCACAAGATCGTACACAAGGTACAACTGgttaatgaaaatcaacaaccccaAACGCCACTATCCTGGTGTATATATGGATTCGGTTATGACCTCAAGACTCAGGATTACAAGTTGGTGAGGTTTGAAAGCTTTGAGGATAGAACTCGTGGCACTCAAATCAAGGTCTATTCATTAGCATCAAATTCGTGGAGTACTACTCTACATAACATTCCATATACACTCCCCTACCGTTCAAGGCCAACACCATGGTACTTCAATGGAGCTCTGCATCTGTTAACAGACGACTCCAAAGTTTTACTTTCTTTTGATCTTGGAGATGAGACAATCCGTGAAGTTCAGGGACCAGTTTGGAATAATTTTTTCGATAACAACAGGTACCGTAAATTTGTAGACGTGTTGGGAGGGTGTCTCTGCGGCGATGTATGGGTTATGGAAGAGCGTGGAGTGAGAGAATCTTGGACTAAACGATTCACCGTTCCTCAACAGGTAGAAAACTTTATCAACTTCAGGCCGATAGAGTATCACTACAAAAAAACTGACCAAAGGCTACTAAAATTTTTCCACAGCAGCAAAATATAG